Proteins encoded within one genomic window of Longimicrobiales bacterium:
- a CDS encoding LEA type 2 family protein gives MKRMGMAGVAGMTLLLAGCAQLGLSSIVQPPRFSSASGRNAEIRLLGPSASRPLGGAAIRIYAHVENPNTFGLNLTRLAGDLFLSDTRAADVSFPLGLPLSAQQDTVIPIEIGLSFSELEGLADVLGRVLSSNQVDYRLDGTLSIDAGALGEPSFGPQTWLEGRAQVFR, from the coding sequence ATGAAACGGATGGGGATGGCCGGCGTGGCCGGCATGACACTGCTGCTCGCTGGCTGCGCGCAGCTCGGGCTGAGCTCGATCGTGCAGCCGCCGCGCTTCTCGTCGGCGAGTGGACGCAACGCCGAGATCCGGCTGCTGGGTCCCTCGGCGTCGCGCCCGCTGGGCGGCGCCGCGATCCGCATCTATGCGCACGTCGAGAATCCCAACACCTTCGGGCTCAACCTGACCCGTCTTGCCGGGGACCTGTTCCTTTCGGATACGCGCGCGGCCGACGTGAGCTTCCCCCTGGGGCTGCCGCTCTCCGCACAGCAGGACACGGTCATCCCGATCGAGATCGGCCTGAGCTTCTCGGAGCTGGAGGGGCTGGCCGACGTCCTGGGACGTGTGCTTTCGAGCAACCAGGTGGACTACCGGCTGGATGGCACCCTGTCGATCGATGCGGGGGCGCTGGGCGAGCCGAGCTTCGGGCCGCAGACCTGGCTGGAGGGGCGCGCCCAGGTTTTCCGCTGA
- the infA gene encoding translation initiation factor IF-1, protein MAKQGGIEMEGVVTEVLPDRNYRVLLDNGHTVLAYAAGKMSKFKIRVLVGDRVSLELSPYDLSRGRITYRHKAGGPGPT, encoded by the coding sequence ATGGCGAAACAGGGTGGGATTGAAATGGAGGGCGTCGTGACCGAGGTCCTCCCCGATCGGAACTACCGCGTGCTGCTGGACAACGGGCACACGGTGCTGGCGTACGCGGCGGGCAAGATGTCGAAGTTCAAGATCCGCGTGCTGGTCGGCGATCGTGTCTCCCTCGAGCTGTCGCCCTACGATCTCTCGCGCGGCCGGATCACGTACCGCCACAAGGCTGGCGGCCCCGGTCCGACCTGA
- a CDS encoding FAD-dependent oxidoreductase, with amino-acid sequence MANGTRSIWMDTTEPVHYPKLQQNATADVVVIGAGQAGVAAAYLLAREGASVVLLDRVQPGGGESGRTSAHLTAWIDDGMDLIAREHGEAAARHVAESHGRAVDWIEQVSQREGIDCGFRRIPAFLFSVHEDRAERLAAERDACGAAGISAALDQQPLYDPFGHGLALRLDHQATYHPLRFIHGLARAAAAAGVSIHGDSFVSDVDSESDVVTVKTRGGVRVQAKAVVVATNTPFTDYANVHTKQAPYRTYVVTLAVKPGSVPDAMYFDDEDPYHYCRLIREAGDRELLIVGGEDHKCGQAEDGAERLDRLEAWARAHFNGLGERTHGWSGQVFEPADALGLNGRQPDREHVYMITGDSGDGLTNGISGARLVTDLIRGRANPLEDVYDPARRPKSLKEFARENLNVAKVFTLDRLTAGMGTDIDDLARGEGRVVRRNGGAVAAYRAEDGTVHECSALCTHMRCVVHWNPLESSWDCPCHGSRFSPTGEVMMGPAMSPLEEAE; translated from the coding sequence ATGGCAAACGGCACGAGATCGATCTGGATGGACACGACGGAGCCCGTCCACTACCCGAAACTGCAGCAGAATGCGACCGCGGACGTCGTGGTGATCGGCGCGGGGCAGGCCGGGGTGGCCGCCGCCTACCTGCTGGCACGCGAGGGCGCCAGCGTGGTGCTGCTGGACAGGGTCCAGCCGGGAGGCGGAGAGTCGGGGCGTACGTCGGCGCATCTCACGGCGTGGATCGACGACGGCATGGACCTGATCGCGCGCGAGCACGGCGAGGCCGCGGCGCGGCACGTGGCGGAAAGCCATGGCCGGGCAGTGGACTGGATCGAGCAGGTCTCGCAGCGGGAAGGGATCGACTGCGGGTTCCGTCGCATTCCGGCATTTCTCTTTTCCGTGCACGAGGACCGCGCCGAGCGCCTGGCCGCGGAGCGCGACGCCTGCGGGGCAGCCGGTATCAGCGCCGCGCTGGACCAGCAGCCGCTCTACGACCCGTTTGGCCATGGACTCGCCCTGCGCCTCGATCACCAGGCCACGTACCACCCTCTCCGTTTCATCCATGGACTCGCCCGCGCTGCTGCTGCTGCGGGGGTCTCGATCCACGGTGATTCGTTCGTGAGCGACGTCGACAGCGAGAGCGACGTCGTCACGGTGAAGACGCGCGGCGGGGTGCGCGTGCAGGCGAAGGCGGTTGTCGTCGCGACCAACACCCCGTTCACCGACTACGCGAACGTGCACACCAAGCAGGCGCCGTATCGAACGTACGTCGTGACGCTGGCAGTCAAACCCGGTTCAGTACCGGACGCGATGTACTTCGACGATGAGGATCCGTACCACTACTGCCGGCTGATCCGCGAGGCGGGTGATCGGGAGCTGCTGATCGTGGGTGGCGAAGATCACAAGTGTGGCCAGGCCGAGGACGGCGCGGAGCGGCTGGATCGGCTGGAGGCGTGGGCCCGCGCGCATTTCAACGGGCTGGGCGAGCGCACCCACGGCTGGAGCGGCCAGGTGTTCGAGCCGGCTGACGCGCTCGGGCTGAACGGGCGCCAGCCGGACAGGGAGCATGTGTACATGATCACCGGTGACTCCGGCGACGGTCTCACCAACGGCATCTCCGGCGCGCGGCTGGTGACGGATCTGATCCGAGGCCGTGCGAATCCGCTCGAGGACGTGTACGATCCAGCGCGCCGGCCGAAGTCACTGAAGGAGTTCGCGCGTGAGAACCTGAACGTCGCGAAGGTGTTCACGCTCGACCGGCTGACCGCCGGCATGGGCACCGACATCGATGACCTGGCGCGGGGCGAAGGCCGCGTCGTGCGGCGCAACGGCGGTGCAGTCGCGGCGTATCGCGCGGAGGATGGCACCGTGCACGAGTGCTCTGCGCTGTGCACGCACATGCGCTGTGTCGTGCACTGGAATCCGCTGGAGTCGTCGTGGGACTGCCCGTGTCACGGCTCGCGGTTCAGCCCGACGGGCGAAGTGATGATGGGGCCGGCGATGTCGCCGCTGGAAGAGGCGGAGTAA
- the argJ gene encoding bifunctional glutamate N-acetyltransferase/amino-acid acetyltransferase ArgJ, with protein MTEFHDTPVFPRGFSCASRNCGIKATGRDLSLFVSEVDAAAAAVFTRNHFPGAPVLLGRETIRGGVLRAVIVNSRVSNVGTGAEGLANARRMAAAAGAEVGCDPARVLVSSTGVIGLPLPIDRIEAGVRGMTADLQPDPRVGAEGIMTTDTYPKAMSLSVGDATITAVAKGSGMIAPNMATMLVYIFTDARVAADRLDAMLRAAVDDTFNMMSVDTDTSTSDTCAILANGLAGDVDESAFAAALHALCERTTELLARDGEGATKLLRVRVRGAASETDARTVARSLVDSPLIKTMAYGADPNVGRVLMAIGKCFDARVEPSQTGAWINGTQVIAGGMRRQFDEAALRVSLAGDPVEIEIDLGVGAAQARAWGCDLTEGYVRENAAYYSS; from the coding sequence ATGACGGAGTTCCACGATACACCGGTTTTTCCGCGCGGCTTTTCGTGCGCGAGCCGGAACTGCGGGATCAAGGCGACGGGCCGGGACCTGTCGCTCTTTGTTTCTGAGGTGGACGCTGCGGCAGCCGCAGTGTTCACGCGCAATCATTTTCCGGGTGCGCCGGTGCTGCTCGGACGCGAGACGATCCGCGGTGGTGTGCTGCGTGCCGTGATCGTGAACAGCCGCGTGAGCAACGTCGGCACGGGCGCGGAGGGGCTCGCCAACGCACGGCGGATGGCTGCGGCCGCGGGTGCGGAAGTCGGTTGCGATCCGGCGCGGGTACTCGTCAGCTCGACCGGCGTGATCGGGCTGCCGCTGCCGATCGACCGGATCGAGGCCGGCGTGCGGGGGATGACAGCGGACCTGCAGCCCGATCCGCGGGTCGGCGCCGAAGGCATCATGACGACGGACACGTATCCCAAGGCCATGTCGCTGTCCGTCGGCGATGCGACGATCACTGCCGTCGCCAAGGGGTCGGGCATGATCGCGCCGAACATGGCGACCATGCTCGTCTACATCTTCACCGACGCGCGCGTTGCTGCCGATCGCCTCGATGCGATGCTGCGTGCCGCGGTGGACGACACGTTCAACATGATGTCGGTGGACACCGACACGAGCACGTCGGACACCTGTGCCATCCTGGCGAACGGACTGGCAGGCGACGTCGACGAATCGGCGTTCGCCGCGGCGCTGCACGCGCTCTGCGAGCGCACGACGGAGCTGCTCGCACGGGACGGAGAGGGCGCGACCAAGCTGCTGCGCGTGCGCGTCCGGGGCGCGGCGTCGGAAACGGACGCGCGTACCGTCGCTCGCTCGCTCGTGGACTCGCCGCTGATCAAGACGATGGCGTATGGCGCGGACCCGAACGTCGGTCGCGTGCTGATGGCCATCGGCAAGTGTTTCGATGCGCGCGTGGAGCCGTCGCAGACCGGTGCGTGGATCAATGGCACGCAGGTGATCGCGGGCGGCATGCGCCGACAGTTCGATGAGGCCGCTCTGCGCGTCTCGCTGGCGGGCGATCCCGTCGAGATCGAGATCGATCTCGGCGTCGGCGCCGCGCAGGCACGCGCGTGGGGGTGTGATCTGACCGAGGGCTACGTCAGGGAGAACGCAGCCTACTACTCCAGCTAG
- a CDS encoding histone deacetylase family protein codes for MFRIRRVFDKVLPEDRAVVEHVQEILRAQFASLPESKVQELGEMLHSPAPDGFRPILFVAERRSDVLGFALLLHDRKLRFCYLDFMSAGQGLTGGGIGGALYTRVRDEALALDAIGIFLEALPDDPALCRDPAVVRQNAARLRFYERYGAYPIIGTRYETPVRPEDECAPFLVFDDLGQGTRPTRRQARQIVRSILERRYADHCPPDYVDMVVDSIRDDPVRLREPKYTKPEATKATEKLPPGRRMALVVTDLHAIHHVRERGYVEAPARIDAIERELRTLPFLERVEPRTFPESHILAVHDRDFVEYLRRISGSLPEQRVVYPYVFPIRNATRPPRDLAVRAGYYCIDTFTPLSRSAFRAARRAVDCALTAAQKVLEAYPFAYALVRPPGHHAESRAFGGFCYFGTSAIAAHYLSGSGRVAILDIDYHHGNSQQEIFWTRDDVLTVSLHGDPSFAYPYFTGFRDERGGDRGFGYNLNIPLPENLDGTGYRRVLKNALEHIRAFAPAYLVVALGLDTARGDPTGTWSLRSEDFEKNGEMIGALDLPTLVVQEGGYRTSAIGRNARRFLTGLWRGRYGGLS; via the coding sequence GTGTTCCGGATCCGGCGGGTCTTCGACAAGGTCCTGCCCGAGGACCGGGCCGTCGTGGAGCACGTGCAGGAGATTCTGCGCGCGCAGTTTGCCTCGCTGCCGGAATCCAAGGTGCAGGAGCTCGGCGAGATGCTGCACTCGCCCGCGCCCGACGGGTTCCGTCCCATCCTGTTCGTTGCGGAACGGCGCAGCGATGTGCTCGGGTTCGCGCTGCTGCTGCACGACCGGAAGCTCCGGTTCTGCTACCTCGACTTCATGTCGGCGGGGCAGGGGCTTACCGGCGGCGGCATCGGCGGCGCGCTCTACACCCGCGTTCGCGACGAGGCGCTCGCGCTCGATGCGATCGGCATCTTCCTCGAGGCGCTGCCCGACGATCCTGCCCTGTGCCGCGACCCGGCGGTGGTGCGGCAGAACGCCGCCCGGCTCCGCTTCTACGAGCGCTACGGCGCGTACCCGATCATCGGCACGAGGTACGAGACTCCCGTTCGCCCCGAGGACGAGTGTGCGCCGTTCCTCGTGTTCGACGACCTGGGGCAGGGCACGCGGCCGACGCGACGGCAGGCGCGGCAGATCGTGCGTTCGATCCTCGAGCGTCGCTACGCCGATCACTGCCCACCCGACTACGTGGACATGGTCGTCGACTCGATCCGCGACGATCCCGTCCGTCTGCGCGAGCCGAAGTACACGAAGCCGGAAGCGACGAAGGCAACGGAGAAACTGCCGCCCGGACGTCGCATGGCGCTGGTGGTGACGGACCTGCACGCGATCCATCACGTGCGTGAGCGCGGGTATGTCGAGGCGCCGGCTCGGATCGATGCGATCGAGCGGGAGCTGCGCACTCTGCCCTTCCTCGAGCGCGTCGAGCCACGCACCTTCCCGGAGTCGCACATCCTCGCCGTGCACGACCGCGACTTCGTCGAGTACCTGCGCCGTATCTCCGGCTCACTGCCCGAGCAGCGGGTCGTGTATCCGTACGTGTTCCCCATCCGCAACGCGACCCGGCCGCCCAGAGACCTCGCCGTGCGCGCCGGCTACTACTGCATCGACACGTTCACGCCGCTCAGCAGAAGCGCGTTCCGCGCAGCACGACGTGCGGTCGACTGTGCGCTCACCGCCGCGCAGAAGGTGCTAGAGGCGTATCCGTTCGCGTACGCGCTCGTGCGGCCGCCGGGACACCACGCAGAATCACGAGCGTTCGGCGGCTTCTGCTACTTCGGCACGAGCGCCATCGCGGCACACTACCTGTCGGGCAGCGGGCGCGTCGCGATCCTGGACATCGACTACCACCACGGCAACTCGCAGCAGGAGATCTTCTGGACCCGCGACGACGTGCTCACCGTTTCACTCCACGGGGACCCGTCCTTCGCGTATCCGTACTTCACCGGCTTCCGCGACGAGCGCGGTGGTGACCGTGGCTTCGGCTACAACCTGAACATCCCGCTGCCCGAGAACCTGGACGGCACGGGCTACCGGCGTGTGCTGAAGAATGCGCTCGAGCACATCCGCGCGTTCGCGCCGGCGTACCTGGTGGTGGCGCTCGGGCTGGACACCGCACGCGGGGACCCGACGGGGACCTGGTCGCTCAGGTCGGAAGACTTCGAGAAGAACGGTGAGATGATCGGCGCGCTGGACCTGCCCACGCTGGTCGTGCAGGAGGGAGGCTACCGGACGTCCGCGATCGGTCGCAACGCGCGGCGGTTCCTGACGGGGTTGTGGAGGGGGAGATACGGCGGGCTGTCGTGA
- a CDS encoding DEAD/DEAH box helicase: MRFEDLTSCEPLLRATREQGWTTPTPIQAKAIPAAKEGKDVVGIAQTGTGKTGAFLLPALERQIGEEGLHTLVLCPTRELAQQVAADARDLTKYAELFIGEIVGGMPMRKQIRDLRAGFDVIVATPGRLLDHMERGNVDLSTVRTLVLDEADRMLDMGFRPQIEAILREVPTERQTLFFSATMPNGVHALALRILKEPVWVEAAPQSTVADKVEQLVYSVRSEKKGELLIQLLRETHWEQVLVFTATKSGADILVSKLKRAGVKVDVMHGDKDMKQRRGALEAFTDGHVQVLVATDVAQRGLDIEGISHVVNYDVPRNPEDYVHRIGRTGRAGAAGTAVTFVSAADAMQMRDIDRILKEPLPRISLPGFDYDSNLLEPKTPAKPVARTGRAGNRMGARKAADLTPEQLQELLKVG; the protein is encoded by the coding sequence ATGCGATTCGAGGATCTCACGAGCTGTGAGCCGCTGCTGCGCGCCACGCGCGAGCAGGGCTGGACGACCCCCACCCCAATTCAGGCCAAGGCGATCCCCGCAGCGAAGGAAGGCAAGGACGTCGTCGGTATAGCCCAGACGGGTACCGGCAAGACGGGTGCGTTCCTGCTGCCCGCCCTGGAGCGGCAGATCGGCGAGGAAGGGCTGCACACACTGGTGCTCTGCCCGACGCGCGAGCTGGCGCAGCAGGTGGCCGCGGATGCGCGGGACCTGACGAAGTACGCGGAGCTGTTCATCGGCGAGATCGTGGGTGGCATGCCGATGCGGAAGCAGATTCGCGACCTGCGAGCCGGGTTCGACGTGATCGTCGCGACACCGGGTCGGCTGCTGGACCACATGGAGCGCGGCAACGTCGACCTCTCGACGGTGCGGACGCTGGTGCTGGACGAGGCGGACCGGATGCTGGACATGGGCTTCCGTCCGCAGATCGAGGCGATCCTGCGGGAGGTACCGACGGAACGCCAGACGCTGTTCTTCTCGGCGACAATGCCGAACGGCGTGCACGCGCTGGCGCTGCGGATCCTGAAGGAGCCGGTATGGGTCGAGGCGGCGCCGCAGTCGACGGTTGCGGACAAGGTTGAGCAGCTCGTCTACTCGGTGCGCTCGGAGAAGAAGGGTGAGCTCCTGATCCAGCTCCTGCGGGAGACGCACTGGGAGCAGGTGCTCGTGTTCACGGCCACCAAGAGCGGTGCCGACATCCTGGTCTCCAAGCTGAAGCGTGCGGGCGTCAAGGTAGACGTGATGCATGGCGACAAGGACATGAAGCAGCGTCGCGGCGCGCTCGAGGCCTTCACCGACGGGCATGTTCAGGTGCTGGTCGCGACGGACGTCGCGCAGCGGGGCCTGGACATCGAGGGCATCAGCCACGTCGTCAACTACGACGTGCCGCGCAATCCGGAAGACTACGTGCACCGGATCGGCCGCACGGGCCGCGCGGGCGCAGCGGGAACGGCGGTGACGTTCGTGTCGGCAGCGGACGCGATGCAGATGCGCGACATCGATCGCATCCTGAAGGAGCCGCTGCCGCGGATCTCGCTGCCGGGCTTCGACTACGATTCGAACCTGCTGGAGCCGAAGACGCCGGCAAAGCCGGTCGCGCGGACCGGCCGTGCCGGGAACCGGATGGGTGCGCGCAAGGCGGCGGACCTGACGCCGGAACAGCTGCAGGAGCTGCTCAAGGTCGGCTGA
- a CDS encoding AarF/UbiB family protein produces MGISLKPKHVARYRDLAALLMKYGRSDAVRQAGLEQALPDSAADRDGAAAGDPRDDLSDELASDLERLGPTYVKLGQLLASRADFLPASYTEALERLQDKVEPFPYADVEETIERELGVRISKAFSEFDPEPLAAASLGQVHRARLRDGRAVAVKVQRPNIRERILADLEALNEVAQFADEHTDAGRRMAFAPMLEEFRQSMMRELDYIQEARNLSVFARNLREFELIVVPEPVDDYTTSCVLTMEYVRGRKVTAVSPLRLLEIDGAALGDELFRAYLKQILVDGVFHADPHAGNVFLTEDNRIALIDLGMVGHLAPGLQDQLIKMLLAISEGRGEEVAEIVLETGTRLDGFNEKAYTRAVARIVARHFDAAIEQIDIGRIIIEVTRTAGENGVRIPPELTMLGKTLLNLDQVSRILDPGFRPSDAIQRHAAEIMRQRMMRAMSPTNLMANALEMGQLVQHLPARVNKLLERLVNNEIEVRVNAIDEAELITGIQKVANRITTGLILAALIIGAAMLMQVETSWTILGYPGLAMLFFLIAGLGGIVLVLDIFLTDRKN; encoded by the coding sequence ATGGGGATCTCGCTCAAGCCCAAGCACGTCGCACGCTACAGGGACCTTGCCGCACTGCTCATGAAGTATGGTCGCAGCGACGCTGTCAGGCAGGCTGGCCTGGAGCAGGCGCTGCCGGACAGTGCCGCCGACCGCGACGGCGCCGCGGCTGGCGACCCGCGCGACGACCTGTCCGATGAGCTCGCCAGCGACCTCGAGCGGCTCGGTCCGACCTATGTGAAGCTCGGCCAGCTGCTGGCCAGCCGCGCCGACTTCCTGCCGGCCTCCTACACCGAGGCGCTGGAGCGGCTCCAGGACAAGGTCGAGCCGTTCCCCTATGCCGATGTCGAGGAGACGATCGAGCGCGAGCTGGGCGTCCGCATCTCCAAGGCATTCTCCGAGTTCGACCCCGAGCCGCTCGCCGCCGCTTCGCTCGGCCAGGTGCACCGGGCCCGGTTGCGCGACGGCCGCGCCGTCGCGGTCAAGGTACAGCGACCCAACATCCGCGAACGGATCCTCGCCGACCTCGAGGCGCTCAACGAAGTGGCGCAATTCGCCGACGAGCATACCGACGCGGGGCGGCGCATGGCCTTCGCGCCGATGCTGGAAGAGTTCCGCCAGTCGATGATGCGGGAGCTCGACTACATCCAGGAAGCGCGCAACCTCTCCGTCTTCGCACGCAACCTGCGCGAGTTCGAGCTCATCGTCGTGCCCGAGCCGGTCGACGACTATACGACGTCGTGCGTGCTCACCATGGAGTACGTCCGCGGCAGAAAGGTGACTGCCGTCTCACCGCTCCGGCTGCTCGAGATCGACGGTGCCGCGCTCGGTGACGAGCTGTTCCGCGCGTACCTCAAGCAGATCCTCGTCGATGGCGTGTTCCACGCCGACCCGCACGCCGGCAATGTCTTCCTCACCGAGGACAACCGGATCGCCCTGATCGACCTGGGCATGGTCGGCCACCTCGCACCCGGGTTGCAGGACCAGCTCATCAAGATGCTGCTGGCGATCAGCGAGGGACGCGGTGAGGAGGTCGCGGAGATCGTGCTGGAGACCGGCACGCGCCTGGACGGATTCAACGAGAAGGCGTACACGCGCGCCGTCGCGCGGATCGTCGCCAGGCATTTCGATGCCGCGATCGAGCAGATCGACATCGGGCGCATCATCATCGAGGTCACCCGTACCGCAGGCGAGAACGGCGTCCGCATCCCGCCGGAGCTGACCATGCTCGGCAAGACGCTGCTGAACCTCGATCAGGTCTCACGCATCCTCGACCCGGGCTTCCGGCCGTCCGACGCCATCCAGCGTCACGCCGCCGAGATCATGCGCCAGCGCATGATGCGCGCGATGTCGCCGACCAACCTGATGGCCAACGCCCTCGAGATGGGCCAGCTCGTGCAGCACCTGCCCGCTCGCGTGAACAAGCTGCTCGAACGCCTCGTCAACAACGAGATCGAAGTCCGCGTCAACGCCATCGACGAAGCAGAGCTGATCACCGGTATCCAGAAAGTCGCCAACCGCATCACCACCGGTCTCATCCTCGCCGCCCTCATCATCGGCGCCGCCATGCTCATGCAGGTCGAGACCAGCTGGACCATCCTGGGCTACCCGGGCCTCGCCATGCTCTTCTTCCTCATCGCCGGCCTCGGCGGCATCGTGCTGGTGCTGGATATTTTCCTGACCGACCGGAAGAACTGA
- a CDS encoding sigma-70 family RNA polymerase sigma factor gives MSADWEAVYRATFGDLVRYLYRKVWDRERAQELAQEAFVRVLAQERREGAATVSNPRALVFTIAANLARDEARTVIRRRKHLALLKSDTEATSGGATPDASEDVQRDEERQRAQAALRRLSDRDREVLLLWDAGLSYEEIAAQTGLAQGAIGTTLSRARRRLVAAYESMEGRHATR, from the coding sequence TTGAGCGCTGACTGGGAAGCCGTGTACAGGGCGACGTTTGGCGATCTCGTTCGCTATCTCTACCGCAAGGTCTGGGACCGGGAGCGGGCGCAGGAGCTTGCGCAGGAGGCATTCGTACGTGTGCTCGCGCAGGAGCGTCGCGAGGGCGCGGCGACGGTGTCCAACCCGCGTGCCCTGGTGTTCACCATCGCCGCCAACCTGGCGCGCGACGAGGCGCGCACGGTGATACGTCGCAGGAAGCATCTCGCGCTGCTCAAGAGCGACACCGAGGCGACGAGCGGCGGCGCCACGCCCGACGCGAGCGAGGACGTGCAGCGGGACGAGGAGCGGCAGCGGGCGCAGGCCGCGCTGCGTCGTCTGAGCGATCGTGATCGCGAGGTGCTGCTGCTGTGGGATGCGGGGCTGAGCTACGAGGAGATTGCTGCGCAGACAGGTCTCGCGCAGGGCGCGATCGGCACCACGCTGTCGCGCGCCCGGCGTCGCCTGGTCGCAGCCTATGAGTCGATGGAGGGACGCCATGCGACACGTTGA
- a CDS encoding zf-HC2 domain-containing protein → MRHVDDALLVAFVDDALSQEERIDVEAHLAMCAGCRARVAEERRLAERAAAVLGAGVPESEPEMPAFAEILRRSEESDATSRGGVRGARSRSWTLPPLAWAAMLVVGLGAAVIARTLLVSPEFNAPAESRVDGMDVIEDAQTPSTVAAPAESVDAAVDQGGAAAAVQSAAPRDPAVAGGEPATLPPAPAAVAERRVSAAEQTAAAKAATEPQTVQEQPLRERPQDAPRVEPSRERERFADMLRRDTAQAVAQAPRAARIEAAPPAPPSPGAARASGAAAAGSVALSGADVAWRGESLAGARERGVSVAGVPDAPVVSVWLGTGTAAWRARVVQQVDSASLEIIEWRRSPGMAGQSGKLGDGRNYLFTERDGVVFLLRSTLPVERLETLSARIRELQ, encoded by the coding sequence ATGCGACACGTTGATGATGCGCTGCTCGTCGCGTTTGTCGACGATGCGCTGAGCCAGGAGGAGCGCATCGACGTGGAAGCGCACCTCGCGATGTGCGCCGGGTGTCGCGCCCGCGTCGCGGAGGAGCGCCGGCTGGCGGAGCGTGCGGCTGCCGTGCTCGGCGCGGGTGTGCCCGAGAGCGAGCCGGAGATGCCGGCATTCGCCGAGATCCTGCGGCGCAGCGAGGAGTCGGATGCGACGTCCCGGGGCGGCGTTCGCGGTGCGCGGTCGCGTTCGTGGACGCTGCCGCCGCTCGCGTGGGCGGCCATGCTCGTGGTCGGCCTCGGTGCGGCGGTCATCGCGCGGACCCTGCTCGTGTCGCCGGAGTTCAATGCCCCGGCCGAATCGCGGGTGGATGGCATGGACGTGATCGAGGATGCGCAGACGCCAAGCACGGTGGCGGCGCCGGCCGAGTCCGTGGATGCGGCCGTCGACCAGGGGGGCGCCGCTGCTGCCGTGCAGTCTGCCGCTCCGCGGGATCCCGCTGTTGCGGGCGGTGAGCCCGCAACACTGCCGCCCGCGCCCGCAGCGGTCGCGGAGCGTCGAGTTTCCGCGGCCGAGCAGACAGCCGCCGCAAAGGCCGCAACGGAGCCGCAGACCGTACAGGAGCAGCCCCTTCGTGAGCGTCCGCAGGATGCGCCGCGGGTCGAGCCGTCCCGGGAGAGGGAGCGTTTCGCCGACATGCTGCGGCGGGACACGGCGCAGGCGGTGGCCCAGGCACCGCGTGCTGCCAGAATCGAGGCGGCCCCCCCGGCTCCGCCGTCACCCGGGGCGGCCCGTGCTTCCGGAGCAGCGGCGGCCGGATCGGTCGCACTGAGCGGGGCGGACGTCGCCTGGCGCGGCGAATCACTTGCCGGGGCCCGCGAGCGAGGTGTGAGCGTGGCCGGTGTGCCGGACGCGCCGGTCGTGTCGGTCTGGCTGGGCACCGGTACTGCGGCGTGGCGCGCGCGCGTCGTGCAGCAGGTGGACAGCGCGAGCCTCGAGATCATCGAGTGGCGGCGCTCGCCCGGCATGGCCGGGCAGAGCGGCAAGCTCGGTGATGGGCGGAACTATCTGTTCACCGAGCGCGACGGAGTCGTGTTCCTGCTCCGCTCGACCCTGCCGGTGGAGCGGCTGGAGACGCTCAGCGCGCGGATCCGGGAGCTGCAGTAG
- a CDS encoding NAD-dependent deacylase: MLLREAQRVVALTGAGISKESGLPTFREAQTGLWSNYRPEDLATPEAFARQPDIVWQWYAWRRALVRHAAPNAAHHALVRLAEHAPSFSLITQNVDSLHRRAGSRDVIELHGDILRSRCSSCGAIARDVDDASPSPPPCTRCRAPVRPDVVWFGETLPDDALQAALEAARNADLLLVIGTSLQVQPAAGIVPLALDAGAQVIDINPEPALLPDERVHALAGPAAKVVPRLVEAAFG, from the coding sequence ATGCTGCTGCGTGAGGCGCAGCGTGTCGTGGCACTCACGGGGGCCGGAATCTCGAAGGAAAGTGGACTGCCCACGTTTCGCGAGGCGCAGACCGGGCTGTGGTCGAACTACCGCCCGGAGGACCTGGCCACGCCGGAGGCGTTTGCGCGCCAGCCGGACATCGTCTGGCAGTGGTACGCATGGCGGCGCGCCCTGGTGCGCCATGCGGCACCCAACGCGGCGCACCACGCGCTGGTGCGCCTGGCAGAGCATGCGCCGTCGTTCTCGCTGATCACCCAGAACGTAGACAGCCTGCACCGCCGGGCGGGCAGCCGTGACGTGATCGAGCTGCACGGCGACATCCTGCGCTCGCGCTGCTCGTCGTGCGGTGCGATTGCGCGTGACGTCGACGATGCCTCGCCGAGCCCGCCGCCCTGCACCCGGTGCAGGGCCCCGGTCCGTCCCGACGTGGTGTGGTTCGGTGAGACACTGCCGGACGATGCGCTCCAGGCGGCGCTCGAAGCAGCGCGCAACGCGGACCTGCTGCTGGTGATCGGAACGTCACTCCAGGTGCAGCCGGCGGCGGGGATCGTGCCGCTGGCGCTGGATGCCGGAGCGCAGGTGATCGACATCAATCCCGAGCCGGCGCTGCTGCCGGACGAGCGCGTGCATGCGCTGGCGGGGCCGGCGGCGAAGGTCGTGCCCCGGCTGGTGGAGGCGGCGTTCGGGTAG